From a single Solanum dulcamara chromosome 4, daSolDulc1.2, whole genome shotgun sequence genomic region:
- the LOC129887113 gene encoding cytochrome c oxidase subunit 5C-2, translating into MAGHRIAHATLKGPSVVKEIVIASVLGLAAGSLWKMHHWNEQRKVRSFYDLLEKGEISIVAEE; encoded by the coding sequence ATGGCTGGCCATAGGATTGCACATGCCACATTGAAAGGACCTAGTGTTGTCAAGGAAATAGTTATCGCAAGTGTACTTGGTTTGGCTGCTGGAAGCTTGTGGAAGATGCACCACTGGAATGAACAAAGAAAAGTCAGGTCATtttatgacttgctggagaAGGGTGAAATAAGTATAGTTGCGGAAGAATAA